The DNA window CTGCCTGTAACCAGCAGCCGTGGGAATTCTACATCGTGGAAGATCCGGAGATTTTAGAAGAACTTTCTGAGACAACGCCATACGCAAAACTCACTGCGAAAGCACCGGTGGCGATCGTTACCGCTTACCGGAAAGAATGTACCGTACCGGAGTACGCGCAGATTGACCTGAGTATCTGTATGGAAAATATGTGGCTTGCCACCGATGAAGTGGGACTTGGCGGTGTCTGGATGGGAATCGCGCCGTTAGAGGACAGGATGGAAAAAGTAGAAAAAATCATCGGTATTCCGGAAAGTCAGCGGGCCTTCGGTATCTTTGCGCTGGGATATCCGGCAGAAGAGAGAACCCAGCAGGATCGTTATGATGAAACCCGGATCCATCGTGTGACAAGAGGGTAAGACGGGAACGAAATGTACACAGATCTTACCAAAGGAAACATAGGAAAATCGCTGTTACTCTTTGCACTGCCCATGATGGCGGGAAATCTGTTGCAGCAGTTTTATAATATTGCAGATACGCTGATTGTAGGAAGGGTGCTGGGAAGTGAAGCGCTGGCGGCGGTGGGTTCCGCCTATACACTGATGACATTTCTGACCTCGATCTTTCTGGGACTCAGTATGGGAAGCGGGGCGTTATTTTCTATTTATCAGGGAAAGGGAGAAAAAGAAGGGCTGCGGGTGACGGTTCTTCATGCGGGTGTGCTGATCCTTGGAGTGACACTGCTTTTGAATGTGGCAGTCTACCTTGGAATTGA is part of the Blautia faecicola genome and encodes:
- a CDS encoding nitroreductase family protein, with translation MADLFHRVSIRKYQEKKVEPEKLDYILRASMAAPSACNQQPWEFYIVEDPEILEELSETTPYAKLTAKAPVAIVTAYRKECTVPEYAQIDLSICMENMWLATDEVGLGGVWMGIAPLEDRMEKVEKIIGIPESQRAFGIFALGYPAEERTQQDRYDETRIHRVTRG